The following are from one region of the Natrinema sp. HArc-T2 genome:
- a CDS encoding universal stress protein has protein sequence MTRVLVPIDGSSKSTDALEEAFDLFPDAEIHVLHVIQVTRVPSDPETTPYEYAKENGQAFLEDAATTADTHGREIKTALIEGHSARTIHRYIDEHDIDHVVMGSTGRSGMSRVLLGSVAEAVTRRSPVSVTIVR, from the coding sequence ATGACTCGCGTCTTGGTTCCGATCGACGGCTCCTCGAAATCTACCGACGCACTCGAGGAAGCGTTCGACCTGTTTCCCGACGCCGAGATTCACGTCTTGCACGTCATTCAGGTCACACGGGTCCCGTCGGACCCGGAGACGACGCCCTACGAATACGCCAAAGAAAACGGGCAAGCGTTTCTCGAGGACGCGGCGACGACCGCCGATACACACGGTCGAGAGATCAAAACGGCGCTCATCGAGGGCCATTCCGCCCGAACGATCCACCGGTATATCGACGAGCACGACATCGATCACGTCGTGATGGGCAGTACCGGTCGGTCCGGGATGTCGAGAGTCCTGCTCGGCAGCGTCGCGGAGGCGGTCACCCGTCGCTCTCCCGTTTCGGTCACGATCGTTCGGTGA
- a CDS encoding OBG GTPase family GTP-binding protein: MGLEDEIEAIEEEIANTPYNKSTEAHIGRLKSKLAEKKEKLEKQQSGSGGGGGYSVEKHGDATVALVGFPSVGKSSMLNSLTNAESETGSYEFTTLDVNPGMLNHRGANIQLLDVPGLIEGAATGKGDGQQVLAVVRNADLIIYVLSVFEIEQYDRLQKELYDINIRVDQEPPRVTVRPKIKDGIKITSSTDQDLDEKTIQDVLRDQGYVNADLNLQENVTIDRLVDGLMDNREYIPSITCVNKVDLIQPDYKETVDEQLRERDLDPEEVTFISAEKEKGLEALKDRIWENLGLIRVYMDKPGRGVDWEEPLVIEEGATVGEAIEKLGGEMEERFRFARVSGPSATHDEQQVGMDHVLEDEDVLKLILRR; the protein is encoded by the coding sequence ATGGGGCTCGAGGATGAAATCGAGGCAATCGAGGAAGAAATCGCCAACACGCCCTACAACAAGTCGACGGAGGCCCACATCGGCCGGCTGAAGTCCAAGCTCGCGGAGAAAAAGGAGAAACTCGAGAAACAGCAGTCGGGCTCTGGCGGCGGTGGTGGCTACTCCGTCGAGAAACACGGCGATGCGACCGTCGCGCTGGTTGGCTTTCCGAGCGTCGGCAAATCGTCGATGTTGAACTCGCTGACCAACGCCGAGAGCGAGACCGGCTCCTACGAGTTCACGACGCTGGACGTCAATCCAGGGATGCTCAACCACCGCGGCGCGAACATCCAGTTGCTCGACGTGCCGGGGCTGATCGAGGGCGCGGCGACAGGGAAAGGCGACGGGCAGCAGGTGCTGGCGGTCGTCCGCAACGCCGACCTGATCATCTACGTCCTCTCGGTGTTCGAGATCGAGCAGTACGACCGCCTGCAGAAGGAACTGTACGACATCAACATTCGCGTCGACCAGGAGCCGCCACGGGTCACCGTCCGCCCGAAGATCAAAGACGGGATCAAGATCACCTCGAGCACCGACCAGGACCTAGACGAGAAGACGATTCAGGACGTGCTCCGTGATCAGGGCTACGTCAACGCCGACCTCAACCTGCAGGAAAACGTCACCATCGACCGGCTGGTCGACGGCCTGATGGACAACCGCGAGTACATCCCCTCGATCACCTGCGTCAACAAGGTCGACCTGATCCAGCCGGACTACAAAGAGACCGTCGACGAGCAGTTGCGCGAGCGCGACCTCGACCCCGAGGAAGTCACCTTCATCAGCGCCGAGAAGGAGAAGGGGCTCGAGGCACTCAAAGACCGCATCTGGGAGAACCTCGGTCTCATCAGAGTGTACATGGACAAACCCGGTCGTGGCGTCGACTGGGAGGAACCACTCGTAATCGAGGAAGGTGCCACCGTCGGCGAAGCGATCGAGAAACTCGGCGGCGAGATGGAAGAACGCTTCCGCTTTGCCCGCGTCAGCGGCCCCAGCGCGACCCACGACGAACAGCAGGTCGGGATGGACCACGTCCTCGAGGACGAAGACGTGCTGAAGCTGATTCTGCGACGATAG